One window of Bactrocera tryoni isolate S06 chromosome 2, CSIRO_BtryS06_freeze2, whole genome shotgun sequence genomic DNA carries:
- the LOC120769378 gene encoding homeotic protein spalt-major, whose protein sequence is MKNHISTVLCEMRSDFKDNHQETINKMIQFGTVKYGIVKQLKDRAHSVEKDESSDQEENGACCSPIASQDVASNTETTATSAAVVATTAVPTVMLATPAHSAIGNDLSVAAHVQDRTQSAADALEQSTTTTTMSEATEDHNHNNTSNSNNAMSGVSPTRLEQARGSTPVERLLQLKQLSDAAASAMVEASAASAISATSTLTYNTYPLDSAGVVANSNKFGAPTPMDTEETEESTLYASAGTMAKQRATLAEIDNKEVEEDGDEDEDQQTAEELAIKQRAEKLAAASAALTNANSMDVSNGAVTSEADDIAKSTAAALTPTASALASAAGLPQAAAAAAFGTAPVNLEAIQNMQMAIAQFAAKTIANGAQGGDNDAAMKQLAFLQQALFNLQQQQLFQIQLIQQLQSQLAMNQSKGTSDGEVGDGDELEEEREDGEEDTYEEEERIAEMELRQKAEARMAEAKARQHLINAGVPLRDEAAAGAQATSSADTSGNALNATESLKRKREDDVDAFEAVASRRMSVEASQLSATRASAQMPTGMDALSKLKEMENMPLPYGTDLASSIITNHDDLPEPNSLEMLQKRAQEVLDSASQGILANNMADEFAFRDKNGDGKNRNEPFFKHRCRYCGKVFGSDSALQIHIRSHTGERPFKCNVCGSRFTTKGNLKVHFQRHAHKFPHVPMNATPIPEHLDKFHPPLLDQMSPDSSPSHTPAALPQQMPQQQLPPVSLPLPFPPSAAFPGLTGLYRPPMELLKSLGNVGFPNPFFPQMSNAVSELRAEAPAAQTASKEHNQDLPTDLRKSSASNSPELTVVKTEITEEKEDEETVNQTMAPAQPTETATVVVATEDTTPTLAIKIKEERIDTDSQDEELERAETPNAQLTPSPARANAATPTQTSASAPFTPPTPTSKSLALPPVVQPAQPPITMHPHPSPGLNNHFDHLPTPGQLPPSLHHRDDFFAERFPLNFTKNLSPEHHSPIRSPAHLQRSPFFNPIKHEMALLPRPHSNDNSWENFIEVSNTSETLKLKELMKNKKLTDPNQCVVCDRVLSCKSALQMHYRTHTGERPFKCRICGRAFTTKGNLKTHMAVHKIRPPMRNFHQCPVCHKKYSNALVLQQHIRLHTGEPTDLTPEQIQAAEIRDPPPSMMPGAFMNPFAAAAFHFGAMPGAGAAMGHLGPHNGLGSESSQGDMDENIDCGDDYDDDMSSEHMSSAHDLDVSDRPRSSDDFKGLLFEQKLRIDATGVVNTTPRPHSTASNANSVNSAPTSPSSAPRHCSTRTSSPARSMSEASQGALDLTPRAMPAHAKSSSHSPAPTAAAPASGRKSPTSPSQRNNSANSSITKSPNPTSIQKPQTSPAATLTSPLVPTSAVDCLPPVLHHHLQQQHQQLMQQQAVAAAAAHAQAQAQHHHQQLQQHAVAMHAEQLRREHQIKQEHAAHQHQLRQHHHHQQQQQQQDTHASAHSPHQLPLPPSPHLAHHLQQQHQQAAAAAAAAAAAQQQQPTGAMPPQGPQPPNPLVAARPPFGMFPNLPLFPPATAQTMCSAMNTIAQSVMPAAPFNPLALSGVRGSTTCGICFKTFPCHSALEIHYRSHTKERPFKCTICDRGFTTKGNLKQHMLTHKIRDMEQETFRNRAVKYMSGCKDGYE, encoded by the exons ATGAGTCCAGCGATCAGGAGGAGAATGGTGCTTGCTGCTCGCCCATTGCCAGTCAAGACGTGGCGAGCAATACCGAAACGACAGCAACAAGTGCCGCAGTAGTGGCAACAACAGCCGTGCCCACAGTTATGCTTGCAACGCCGGCACACAGCGCAATTGGCAATGATTTGTCAGTGGCGGCACATGTGCAAGATCGCACACAAAGCGCAGCGGATGCGCTTGAacaaagtacaacaacaacgacaatgaGCGAGGCGACCGAAGATCACAATCACAACAACACTAGCAACAGCAATAATGCTATGTCCGGTGTATCACCGACGCGACTAGAGCAAGCGCGCGGTTCAACACCCGTGGAGCGCCTACTACAATTAAAACAACTTAGCGATGCGGCCGCGTCGGCGATGGTGGAAGCGAGCGCAGCGTCGGCAATTAGCGCGACCAGCACACTAACATACAATACATATCCGCTAGATAGTGCTGGTGTTGTGGCTAACAGCAACAAATTTGGTGCGCCCACACCAATGGACACCGAAGAGACGGAGGAAAGTACGCTTTATGCATCGGCTGGTACGATGGCAAAGCAGCGCGCCACACTAGCAGAAATAGATAATAAGGAAGTGGAAGAGGATGGCGATGAAGATGAAGATCAACAAACTGCCGAAGAATTGGCTATCAAGCAGCGCGCCGAGAAATTAGCGGCGGCTAGCGCAGCGCTAACAAATGCCAACAGTATGGACGTTAGTAATGGCGCGGTCACAAGCGAAGCAGATGACATTGCAAAGAGCACTGCCGCCGCGCTTACGCCCACAGCGAGCGCGCTTGCCAGCGCGGCCGGTTTGCCACAagctgctgccgccgccgctTTCGGCACCGCGCCGGTCAATCTGGAAGCCatacaaaatatgcaaatggCTATCGCGCAATTCGCCGCCAAGACGATAGCGAATGGCGCACAGGGTGGTGATAATGATGCGGCTATGAAACAGTTGGCTTTCTTGCAGCAAGCGCTGTTCaatttgcagcaacaacaactcttTCAAATACAACTCATTCAACAATTGCAATCACAATTGGCAATGAATCAGTCGAAAGGTACGAGCGATGGGGAAGTTGGCGACGGCGATGAGTTGGAGGAAGAGCGCGAAGACGGCGAAGAAGACACATACGAAGAGGAGGAACGCATTGCGGAAATGGAGTTGCGCCAGAAGGCGGAGGCGCGCATGGCCGAGGCTAAAGCGCGTCAACATCTCATCAATGCCGGTGTGCCGCTGCGCGATGAAGCTGCCGCCGGCGCACAGGCAACTAGTTCAGCTGACACCAGCGGTAACGCGCTAAACGCTACAGAGTCACTCAAGCGCAAACGCGAAGATGACGTTGATGCTTTTGAGGCTGTGGCCAGCAGGCGCATGAGTGTTGAGGCGTCACAGCTCAGCGCTACACGCGCGAGTGCGCAAATGCCTACTGGCATGGATGCTTTGAGTAAGCTGAAGGAAATGGAAAATATGCCACTGCCGTATGGTACTGATCTCGCCTCGAGCATAATTACCAATCACGATGATCTGCCTGAGCCCAATTCGCTCGAGATGCTGCAAAAGCGCGCGCAAGAGGTGCTAGACTCCGCCTCGCAGGGCATACTTGCCAACAATATGGCTGACGAGTTTGCATTCAGGGATAAGAACGGCGACGGTAAGAATCGCAATGAACCGTTCTTCAAGCATCGCTGCCGCTACTGTGGCAAGGTGTTCGGCTCCGATTCGGCGCTACAAATACACATACGCTCACATACCGGCGAGCGACCATTCAAGTGCAATGTCTGCGGCAGTCGTTTCACCACAAAAGGCAATCTGAAGGTGCACTTTCAGCGGCACGCGCACAAGTTCCCGCATGTGCCAATGAATGCCACACCGATACCCGAGCACTTGGACAAATTTCACCCACCGCTGTTGGACCAAATGTCGCCGGACAGCTCGCCCTCACACACACCGGCTGCGCTGCCACAGCAAATGCCACAACAACAGCTGCCGCCTGTGTCATTGCCGCTACCTTTTCCACCAAGCGCCGCCTTTCCTGGCTTAACCGGGCTCTATCGGCCACCAATGGAGCTGTTGAAGTCACTAGGCAACGTCGGCTTCCCAAATCCATTCTTTCCGCAAATGTCTAATGCCGTAAGTGAGTTACGCGCTGAAGCGCCTGCGGCACAGACCGCATCCAAAGAGCATAATCAAGACTTGCCGACCGATTTGCGTAAGTCGTCGGCATCCAACTCTCCGGAGTTGACAGTAGTGAAGACTGAAATCACGGAGGAGAAAGAAGACGAAGAAACAGTCAACCAAACGATGGCGCCCGCGCAACCTACAGAAACAGCGACGGTTGTTGTCGCAACGGAGGACACCACTCCAACACTGgctattaaaattaaagaagagCGCATCGACACGGATTCACAAGATGAAGAGCTGGAACGTGCGGAAACACCAAACGCACAGTTGACACCATCACCTGCGCGCGCAAATGCCGCAACGCCGACACAGACGTCCGCCAGCGCGCCTTTCACACCACCAACACCCACCTCAAAGTCGTTGGCGTTGCCACCTGTTGTGCAGCCAGCGCAGCCGCCCATCACTATGCATCCGCATCCGTCACCCGGCTTGAACAATCATTTCGATCACTTGCCCACACCAGGTCAACTGCCGCCGTCTTTGCACCATCGCGACGACTTCTTTGCGGAGCGTTTTCCGTTGAACTTTACCAAAAATCTCTCACCCGAGCACCACTCGCCCATACGTTCGCCGGCGCATCTGCAGCGCTCGCCGTTCTTCAATCCAATCAAACATGAGATGGCGCTGCTGCCACGCCCACACAGCAATGACAACTCGTGGGAAAATTTCATTGAGGTTTCGAATACTTCGGAAACGCTGAAATTGAAGGAACTAATGAAGAACAAGAAATTGACTGACCCAAACCAATGCGTCGTATGTGATCGTGTGCTGTCGTGTAAGAGCGCTTTGCAGATGCATTACCGCACACACACTGGCGAGCGGCCCTTCAAGTGCCGTATTTGTGGACGCGCCTTCACTACGAAAGGCAATCTAAAGACTCACATGGCTGTGCATAAGATTCGGCCACCCATGCGCAACTTCCACCAATGTCCCGTTTGTCATAAGAAGTACTCGAATGCGCTGGTCTTGCAGCAGCACATACGTCTGCATACCGGCGAGCCAACCGATTTGACACCCGAACAGATACAAGCTGCCGAAATACGCGATCCACCGCCTTCGATGATGCCGGGCGCGTTTATGAATCCCTTCGCAGCGGCGGCTTTTCACTTCGGTGCCATGCCAGGCGCTGGCGCTGCCATGGGTCATTTAGGACCGCACAACGGACTCGGTTCGGAGTCTTCGCAAGGCGATATGGATGAAAATATCGATTGCGGCGATGACTATGACGATGACATGTCGTCCGAACACATGTCCAGCGCGCATGACTTGGATGTCAGCGATCGGCCGCGTTCCAGTGACGATTTTAAAGGTCTACTCTTCGAGCAGAAGCTACGTATCGATGCTACCGGCGTTGTGAATACCACACCACGTCCGCATTCGACTGCCAGCAATGCGAACTCCGTAAACTCAGCGCCAACCAGTCCCAGCTCAGCGCCGCGCCACTGTTCCACGCGTACCAGTTCACCTGCGCGTTCCATGTCTGAGGCGTCGCAAGGCGCACTAGATCTCACACCGCGCGCCATGCCCGCGCACGCCAAAAGTAGCTCCCACTCACCGGCACCGACGGCGGCAGCGCCGGCAAGTGGTCGCAAGTCGCCCACATCACCGTCGCAGCGCAACAACAGCGCCAATAGCAGCATCACTAAAAGTCCCAATCCAACGTCCATACAAAAGCCACAAACGAGTCCCGCTGCTACGCTCACCTCACCATTGGTGCCAACATCGGCAGTAGACTGCCTACCGCCAGTGTTGCACCATCACTTGCAGCAGCAGCATCAGCAACTGATGCAACAGCAAGCGGTCGCGGCAGCAGCAGCGCATGCTCAAGCGCAGGCGCAACATCATCATCAACAATTGCAACAGCATGCCGTCGCTATGCATGCCGAGCAATTGCGTCGCGAACATCAAATCAAACAGGAACATGCGGCACATCAGCATCAACTGCGtcaacaccaccaccaccagcagcagcaacaacagcaagacaCGCATGCGTCGGCACATTCGCCGCATCAGCTGCCATTGCCACCGTCGCCGCATCTGGCGCATcacctgcaacaacaacaccagcaagccgcggcggcagcagcagcagccgcagcagcgcaacaacaacaaccaaccgGCGCTATGCCACCACAAGGCCCACAACCACCCAATCCATTGGTTGCGGCGCGTCCACCGTTCGGCATGTTTCCGAACTTGCCACTCTTCCCGCCGGCCACCGCGCAAACGATGTGCTCCGCTATGAACACGATTGCGCAATCGGTAATGCCGGCGGCACCGTTCAATCCACTTGCACTTTCCG GCGTGCGTGGCAGCACCACCTGCGGCATCTGTTTCAAAACATTCCCCTGTCATTCAGCTCTAGAAATACACTATCGCAGCCACACTAAGGAGCGACCGTTCAAGTGTACCATCTGTGATCGCGGTTTTACCACAAAG